From a single Pleurodeles waltl isolate 20211129_DDA chromosome 8, aPleWal1.hap1.20221129, whole genome shotgun sequence genomic region:
- the KCNE2 gene encoding potassium voltage-gated channel subfamily E member 2 has translation MSMLQNFTQVLEDTFKNVFEKYMNELQSNTTKKNKEIREKLSAENFDYVILYLMVMIGIFAFIIVAILVSTVKSKRREHSEDPYHTYIKEEWTENKNLDLKGTVHENSWAKKFPGPAAT, from the coding sequence atgtccatgTTACAGAACTTCACGCAGGTACTGGAAGATaccttcaaaaatgtttttgagaAATACATGAATGAATTGCAAAGCAACACAACGAAAAAAAATAAAGAGATTCGGGAGAAACTCAGCGCTGAAAACTTTGACTACGTAATACTGTACCTGATGGTGATGATTGGAATCTTTGCCTTTATCATTGTGGCCATACTCGTGAGCACGGTGAAATCAAAGCGACGAGAACACTCCGAGGACCCCTACCACACCTACATCAAAGAGGAATGGACGGAGAACAAGAACCTAGACCTCAAGGGCACCGTTCATGAAAATTCGTGGGCAAAGAAGTTTCCTGGTCCAGCTGCAACCTAA